Proteins encoded within one genomic window of Deltaproteobacteria bacterium:
- a CDS encoding glycine betaine ABC transporter substrate-binding protein, which translates to MKRIAILLVGCLALTAMIATPVLAGKGKVRLAYVEWDCATASTNLAKAVLEEQGYEVELFPVAGAAMWQAVGTGDVDAMVTAWLPVTHATYFDKVQDKVENLGPITGGARLGWAVPTYVTISSIEELNANADKFDGKIIGIDPGAGLMGLSEKAIKEYKLDKLELMEGSGATMTAALSDAIKNKKWVVVTAWSPHWMFGRWELKYLEDPKGVLGEEEHIDTIVRKGLKKDMPEVYAILDRFSYDNPNQLQMLMAWNQEKDADPAANAKRFMKENPDLVKKWLDK; encoded by the coding sequence ATGAAAAGAATCGCTATACTTTTAGTTGGTTGTCTTGCCTTGACGGCAATGATCGCCACTCCGGTCCTGGCCGGCAAGGGCAAGGTCCGACTGGCCTACGTGGAGTGGGACTGCGCCACGGCCAGCACCAATCTGGCTAAGGCCGTGCTCGAAGAGCAGGGATATGAGGTGGAACTTTTTCCCGTGGCCGGAGCGGCCATGTGGCAGGCCGTCGGCACCGGGGACGTTGACGCCATGGTCACGGCTTGGCTGCCGGTGACACATGCCACCTATTTCGACAAGGTCCAGGACAAGGTAGAGAACCTGGGACCCATTACCGGCGGGGCCCGTCTGGGCTGGGCAGTTCCCACCTATGTGACCATTTCCTCCATCGAGGAACTCAACGCCAACGCCGACAAGTTCGACGGCAAGATCATTGGCATCGACCCCGGGGCCGGACTCATGGGCCTGTCGGAAAAAGCCATCAAGGAATACAAACTTGACAAGCTGGAACTCATGGAAGGCAGCGGGGCGACCATGACCGCGGCCCTGTCCGACGCCATCAAGAACAAGAAGTGGGTCGTGGTCACGGCTTGGTCCCCTCACTGGATGTTCGGCCGTTGGGAACTCAAGTATCTGGAAGACCCCAAGGGTGTCCTGGGCGAGGAGGAGCATATCGACACCATTGTCCGCAAGGGGCTGAAGAAAGACATGCCCGAAGTCTACGCCATCCTCGATCGTTTTTCCTACGACAACCCCAACCAGTTGCAGATGCTCATGGCCTGGAATCAGGAAAAGGACGCCGATCCTGCCGCCAATGCCAAGCGGTTCATGAAGGAGAATCCTGACCTGGTCAAAAAATGGCTGGACAAGTAG
- a CDS encoding proline/glycine betaine ABC transporter permease codes for MIIFGITIPRIPLGDGIEWLINFFVDHFAFITKGFSAVVERALNWLESGLMFLPPWVLILILAGLALALTRKRGVALFTLVGFLLIWNMNLWPATVSTISLVIIATLVAISMAIPLGILAALSTVAYRIIMPILDVMQTMPAFVYLIPAIPFFGLGKVAAIFSTVIFAMPPSIRLTCLGIRQVPRELVECADAFGSNRWQKLFKLQLPMATPTIMAGVNQTVMLALSMVVIAAMIGAKGLGGEVWKAIQRLQMGNGFEAGIGIVIVAIVLDRVLQKFGTRRSI; via the coding sequence ATGATCATTTTCGGAATCACCATACCGCGCATCCCCTTGGGAGACGGCATCGAATGGCTGATCAACTTTTTCGTCGATCATTTCGCCTTCATCACCAAGGGTTTTTCGGCCGTCGTGGAACGGGCCCTGAACTGGCTCGAATCCGGCCTCATGTTCTTGCCTCCCTGGGTGCTCATTCTCATCCTGGCCGGACTGGCCCTGGCCCTGACCCGCAAGCGGGGCGTGGCCCTGTTCACCCTGGTCGGTTTTCTGCTCATCTGGAACATGAATCTTTGGCCGGCCACGGTCAGCACCATTTCCCTGGTCATCATCGCCACCCTGGTGGCCATCAGCATGGCCATTCCCCTGGGCATCCTGGCGGCTCTGAGCACCGTGGCCTACCGGATCATCATGCCCATACTGGACGTCATGCAGACCATGCCGGCCTTTGTTTACCTCATTCCGGCTATTCCTTTCTTCGGTCTGGGAAAGGTGGCGGCCATTTTTTCCACGGTGATTTTTGCCATGCCTCCGTCCATTCGTCTAACCTGCCTCGGCATCCGCCAGGTTCCACGCGAATTGGTCGAATGCGCCGATGCCTTCGGGTCCAACCGATGGCAGAAGCTCTTCAAGCTTCAATTGCCCATGGCTACGCCGACGATCATGGCCGGAGTGAACCAGACGGTCATGCTCGCCCTGTCCATGGTGGTCATCGCGGCCATGATCGGGGCCAAGGGTCTTGGCGGCGAAGTCTGGAAGGCAATCCAGCGGCTGCAGATGGGCAATGGGTTCGAGGCCGGCATCGGCATCGTCATCGTGGCCATCGTTCTGGACAGGGTGTTGCAGAAATTCGGCACCCGTCGTTCTATTTGA
- a CDS encoding glycine betaine/L-proline ABC transporter ATP-binding protein, translating into MAKISVEHIYKIFGPDPKKIVPMLKQGVSKDEIMEKTRHGVGVDDASFEVAEGEIVVVMGLSGSGKSTLVRCINRLIEPTAGSIHIDGTDVTRLPMKEMKAIRLEKLAMVFQNFALFPHRTVAQNAAYGLEIKGVDPAARMKKAHEALEKVGLSGWEDSYPSQLSGGMQQRVGLARALALDADILLMDEAFSALDPLIRSDMQDELLNLQEEMRKTILFISHDLDEALKLGDRIVLMKDGAIVQIGTAEEILTNPANEYVRRFVEDVDISKVLTAESVMKKSETVAHLKTDGPRAALRKMRKHRISSLFVLDEEHKLAGILSADDAARMIEDGERDLSRYMLTDFTSVPPETQAQELFTIMHNLPHPLPVVSENGKLKGVIVRGSLIGAIAERGKTS; encoded by the coding sequence ATGGCCAAAATATCGGTAGAGCATATCTATAAAATCTTTGGGCCGGACCCAAAGAAGATCGTTCCCATGCTCAAGCAGGGCGTGAGCAAGGACGAGATCATGGAGAAGACCCGGCACGGAGTGGGGGTGGACGACGCCAGTTTCGAGGTTGCCGAGGGCGAGATCGTGGTTGTCATGGGACTCTCCGGGAGCGGCAAGTCGACCCTTGTCCGTTGCATCAATCGGCTCATAGAACCCACGGCCGGAAGCATCCATATCGACGGCACCGATGTCACCCGTCTGCCCATGAAGGAGATGAAGGCCATTCGCCTGGAAAAGCTGGCCATGGTCTTTCAGAATTTCGCCCTGTTCCCTCATCGGACCGTGGCCCAGAATGCGGCCTATGGCTTGGAGATCAAGGGGGTCGATCCTGCCGCCCGGATGAAAAAAGCCCATGAGGCCCTGGAAAAGGTCGGTCTGTCCGGCTGGGAGGACAGCTATCCAAGCCAGCTCTCAGGCGGCATGCAGCAGCGGGTCGGTCTGGCCCGGGCCTTGGCCCTGGACGCCGATATCCTGCTCATGGACGAGGCCTTCAGCGCCCTGGACCCTCTCATCCGCAGCGACATGCAGGACGAACTCCTGAACCTTCAGGAGGAGATGCGCAAGACTATCCTGTTCATCAGCCATGATTTGGACGAGGCCTTGAAACTGGGCGACCGGATCGTGCTCATGAAGGACGGAGCCATCGTCCAGATCGGCACGGCCGAAGAGATACTGACCAATCCGGCCAACGAGTATGTGCGGCGATTCGTCGAGGACGTCGACATTTCAAAGGTTCTGACGGCCGAATCGGTCATGAAGAAATCCGAGACCGTGGCCCATCTGAAAACCGACGGGCCCCGGGCCGCCCTTCGCAAAATGCGCAAGCACCGCATTTCGAGCCTCTTTGTCCTCGACGAGGAGCACAAGCTGGCCGGCATCCTTTCGGCCGACGATGCCGCCAGGATGATCGAGGACGGGGAACGGGACCTGTCCCGGTACATGCTCACCGATTTTACATCGGTCCCGCCCGAGACCCAGGCCCAGGAACTGTTCACCATCATGCACAATCTGCCCCACCCCTTGCCGGTGGTGAGCGAAAACGGAAAACTCAAAGGGGTCATCGTCCGCGGTTCCCTGATCGGAGCCATAGCCGAGAGGGGGAAAACATCATGA
- a CDS encoding PAS and helix-turn-helix domain-containing protein, which produces MRKDDDKEPGGQGSEFSEFWFRRTENLIWRVSGQAATMGLEPMEVRPFVSASLDALTGYQSCQPSDRDHFPVRSALMNLCRGEVSPWRALTVIKMLGRAMEVELSESGPADALERERFWRDLRDRLDGYEETMVRLRAKGEDTRYGSSLAGSEVKTDGSSEDFYRLLFRCGPRGVVVADMKGRVVAVNAVAQGLFAKAESEILRLPMEHLFETEVPDAMRRAVERLRPGRSRKIKALVRSGQRISSVILTLSLLDLQGDRYVRVLMRMATKNTSSHQSSPGVQENPLLRLTPTEQDICRLILQGATTREVAEVTHSAFETIQTHRKNIRRKLGLRGRKSSLQSFLRQNASI; this is translated from the coding sequence ATGCGAAAAGATGACGACAAAGAACCGGGGGGCCAGGGTTCGGAGTTTTCGGAGTTTTGGTTTCGACGCACCGAAAATCTGATCTGGCGGGTTTCCGGCCAGGCAGCGACCATGGGCTTGGAGCCGATGGAAGTTCGACCCTTTGTCTCGGCATCGCTCGATGCCCTGACCGGGTACCAGTCATGCCAGCCCTCGGATCGGGATCATTTTCCAGTCAGATCGGCATTAATGAACCTTTGCCGCGGTGAAGTGTCTCCATGGAGGGCCCTTACGGTTATCAAGATGCTGGGCCGAGCCATGGAGGTCGAATTGTCGGAGTCGGGTCCGGCCGATGCCCTGGAACGGGAAAGATTTTGGCGCGATCTTCGGGACAGGCTCGACGGATACGAGGAAACCATGGTCCGGCTCCGGGCCAAAGGCGAGGATACCCGGTACGGGTCGAGTCTGGCTGGATCCGAGGTGAAGACCGACGGGAGTTCTGAGGACTTCTATCGACTTCTATTCCGCTGCGGGCCCAGGGGAGTTGTCGTGGCGGACATGAAAGGCCGGGTGGTGGCCGTGAACGCCGTGGCCCAAGGATTGTTCGCCAAGGCCGAATCGGAAATTCTGCGTCTGCCAATGGAGCATTTGTTTGAGACCGAAGTCCCGGACGCGATGCGCAGGGCGGTCGAGCGCCTGCGGCCGGGGAGGTCCAGAAAGATCAAGGCCCTGGTCCGTTCCGGCCAGAGAATCTCGTCGGTGATACTGACCCTGAGCCTCCTCGATCTGCAAGGAGACAGATATGTTCGTGTCTTGATGAGGATGGCGACCAAGAATACGTCTTCGCATCAATCTTCCCCGGGGGTCCAGGAAAATCCGTTGTTGAGACTGACTCCGACGGAGCAGGATATCTGTCGGCTGATTCTTCAGGGGGCCACGACTAGAGAAGTGGCCGAGGTCACCCACTCCGCCTTTGAAACCATTCAGACCCACCGCAAGAATATCCGGCGCAAGCTCGGCCTTCGCGGCCGAAAATCCTCTCTGCAATCCTTTCTTCGACAGAATGCTTCGATCTGA
- a CDS encoding PAS domain-containing sensor histidine kinase — protein MIERIAELEREIKALRKINRVLMERVEQSVDGSGDAFDLFERNILLEKHVEERTSDLEKARHRMARLLEKQRRISAELAENKMRLDQLAEQSRTVVWEIDSWGTFVYVSPVVGQVLGYRPEDLVGLRNIVDFEPASEDEPSALALRERIRAGEPFTGLVRIVQSSEGRRVWVSTNAIPRRDIDGEVVGYRGSDTDITERKAAEEALRESEARLKDLFENMPNGYYRSTVDGRFVDVNPAFVRMLGYSSRDELLRVDIARDLYVEPEERNRYLNGPNAEFLESSHFETYRLKTKDGRIIDIEDNARYVRDASGRVAFHEGICRDVTERKRAEEDRERLQGQLFQAQKMESVGILAGGVAHDFNNILQAMSGNVQFLLQGRTDDDPDTPRLRAVEKSVDRAAQLVRQLMLFSRKADIEKTRVDVNREVKGVMRMIERTIPRMITVECRLEPSVWPILADPVQVEQVLLNLAGNAADAMPDGGKLVIDTENVTADREFADRHLESRAGRYVLLSVSDTGCGMCRETIGHIFDPFFTTKEVGKGTGLGLASVYGIVKTHDGHIFCYSEEGKGTTFRIYWPTLEKDEARETAVFSGGSEIVSAQGAETILLVDDDEAIRELTSEALESLGYSILTAASGEEALAVMAERAAAVDLVVLDLGMPGMGGMQCLREVKRMAPEAKVLIASGYTLSGRDSEAVQAGAAGFIGKPYHLALLSAKIRSIIDGKPV, from the coding sequence ATGATTGAGCGGATTGCCGAACTGGAACGGGAAATCAAGGCTCTGCGCAAGATTAACCGGGTGCTTATGGAACGGGTCGAGCAGTCCGTGGACGGTAGTGGGGATGCCTTCGACTTGTTTGAGCGGAACATTCTTCTAGAGAAGCATGTGGAGGAGCGGACCTCCGACCTGGAAAAAGCCCGGCACCGCATGGCACGGCTTTTGGAAAAGCAGCGGCGGATCAGCGCAGAGTTGGCCGAGAACAAGATGCGGCTCGATCAGTTGGCTGAACAGAGCAGGACCGTTGTCTGGGAAATCGATTCCTGGGGAACCTTCGTCTATGTCAGCCCTGTGGTGGGACAAGTTCTGGGGTATCGACCCGAGGATCTTGTCGGCTTGAGGAATATCGTCGATTTCGAGCCAGCTTCCGAAGATGAGCCTTCCGCCCTGGCCCTGCGTGAGAGGATTCGGGCCGGCGAGCCGTTCACGGGATTGGTTAGAATCGTCCAGTCCTCGGAAGGCCGGAGGGTCTGGGTCTCGACCAATGCCATTCCTCGGAGAGACATCGACGGCGAGGTGGTCGGATACCGGGGCAGCGACACGGATATCACCGAGCGCAAGGCGGCTGAGGAGGCCTTGCGCGAGAGCGAGGCCCGACTAAAGGATCTTTTCGAGAACATGCCTAATGGCTATTATCGGTCTACGGTGGATGGCCGGTTCGTGGACGTCAACCCGGCCTTTGTCCGGATGCTCGGGTACAGCAGCCGGGATGAGCTTCTACGGGTGGACATCGCTAGGGATCTCTATGTCGAGCCGGAGGAGCGGAACCGGTATCTGAACGGACCCAATGCCGAGTTTCTGGAGTCCAGTCATTTCGAGACCTACCGGCTGAAGACCAAGGACGGTCGGATCATCGACATTGAGGACAACGCCAGATACGTCCGGGATGCCTCGGGCAGGGTGGCCTTTCACGAGGGCATCTGCCGGGACGTGACCGAAAGAAAACGGGCCGAGGAAGATCGGGAACGGCTTCAGGGCCAGCTGTTCCAAGCCCAGAAGATGGAGTCTGTAGGCATCCTTGCCGGGGGCGTGGCCCATGACTTCAACAACATTCTCCAGGCCATGAGTGGAAATGTTCAGTTTCTGCTCCAGGGCCGCACCGATGACGATCCCGACACTCCCCGTCTGCGGGCCGTGGAGAAGTCGGTGGACAGGGCGGCCCAGCTGGTCCGTCAGCTCATGCTTTTCAGCCGCAAGGCCGACATCGAGAAGACCCGAGTGGATGTGAACCGGGAGGTCAAGGGGGTCATGCGGATGATCGAACGGACCATTCCCAGGATGATCACCGTGGAATGCCGTCTGGAGCCTTCGGTATGGCCCATCCTGGCCGACCCTGTTCAGGTGGAACAGGTTCTTCTCAATCTGGCGGGCAATGCGGCCGACGCCATGCCCGACGGAGGGAAGCTGGTCATCGACACCGAAAATGTGACGGCCGACCGGGAGTTCGCCGACAGACATCTGGAGTCCCGGGCTGGACGATATGTGCTCCTGTCGGTTTCGGACACCGGGTGCGGTATGTGCCGGGAGACCATTGGTCATATCTTCGACCCTTTTTTCACTACCAAGGAGGTGGGAAAGGGGACCGGCCTGGGTCTGGCCTCGGTCTACGGCATTGTCAAGACCCATGACGGACACATCTTCTGCTACAGCGAAGAGGGCAAGGGCACGACCTTTAGAATTTACTGGCCGACTTTGGAAAAAGACGAGGCCAGGGAGACGGCTGTTTTCTCGGGCGGGAGCGAAATCGTCAGCGCTCAGGGCGCCGAGACCATCCTTTTGGTGGACGATGACGAGGCCATCCGGGAATTAACCTCCGAGGCCCTGGAATCCCTCGGATATTCGATCCTGACGGCAGCCAGCGGAGAAGAGGCCTTGGCAGTCATGGCCGAGCGGGCCGCGGCCGTGGATCTGGTCGTCCTCGATTTGGGCATGCCCGGCATGGGCGGCATGCAATGCCTTCGCGAGGTCAAACGCATGGCTCCGGAAGCCAAGGTACTCATCGCTAGCGGATACACCCTGTCGGGCCGTGACTCCGAGGCCGTCCAGGCAGGGGCGGCAGGTTTCATCGGAAAGCCGTACCATCTGGCCCTGCTCTCGGCCAAGATCCGGAGCATCATCGACGGCAAACCGGTCTGA